CGGGCTTGTTTTCCATCGTGTGGTTCGGGAGCCCCAACCCTTTGTCGTCCAGGGTGGAGATCCCCAAAGCAAGAATCCAGACACACCAGCCCAACTTTTAGGAACCGGGGGTTTTGTAGATCCGGCAACGGGTCAACCCCGGTATATCCCTCTTGAGATTAAGCCAGTGGGGGCTAAAGTTCCCCTGTATAGTCAGACTTTTGAAACTGCCAGCGTGACTAAGCCTCCTGCTCTGAAACATACGCGGGGGGCGGTGGCGATGGCCCGGTCTCAACTGCCAGATTCGGCGTCCTCCCAGTTTTATATCACCCTCGCTGACCTCGACTTTCTGGATGGTAACTATGCTGTTTTTGGCTATGTCACCCAGGGAATGGAGGTTGTCGATAAAATTCAGCAGGGCGATCGGATCCAGTCAGCCACGGTAACGCAGGGTTTGGAAAATCTGAAGGTTAGGGGTAAATCCTAGGGATAGACCGGTTGAAAGTGGAATATGGTGTAGCTGATGATCTTAGTCTTCTGCTACACCCTGTTTTAACTGTGCCTATTGAAGTTGTTGTAACCGGAATTGGCTTGATTTCGGCCCTGGGTTCGTTGCAGGAAACCTGGCATAACTTATCTCTGGGTAAAACAGGTATTGCCGTTTCCCGTCCGTTTTCAGAACTGCCCCCTTTGCCCTTAGGACTGATAGAGGCTGCCCCCCTTGCCCTGATTCCTTTAGTTCAGATGGTCATCAGGGCTGCCTTGAAAGATGCTGCTATACATCCTCCTCTACCAGACTGTGGGATTGTCATTGGTTCTAGCCGCAGTCAGCAATCGGTTTGGGAGGGGTTGATACAAGAACAATGGCACGCTGTTGATCACGGGGTTAATCCTCCAGTCCCGTCACAGCTATCTTTAGTGAATTGGCTGGATACCCTGCCCCATCGGGTTGCGATCGTAGCCGCCCATGATGTGGGAGCAACAGGACCAGTGCTGGCTCCAATGGCTGCCTGTGCCACAGGTCTGGTGGCGATCGCTCAGGGATTTGAGCTGTTGCAAACCGGACAGTGCCAGCAAGTTCTGGTTGGGGCAGTGGAAGCTCCCATTACCCCCCTCACCCTGACGGGCTTCCGACAGATGGGGGCGATGGCCAGCACGGGGTCCTATCCCTTTGATGTGGCCCGCGAGGGTTTGGTGCTGGGGGAAGGGGGGGCCGTGCTGCTGCTGGAAACCGCTGAATCGGCAGCCACACGTCAGGCTTCTATCTACGGGCGGGTTCTGGGATTTGGGATGACCGCAGATGCTTATCACATCAGTACGCCTGAGCCCAATGGCCGGGGGGCGATCGTGGCGGTTCAGCAGTGCCTCCAGCGCAGTCAGTTAGCGCCGAACCAGGTGCAGTACATCCATGCCCATGGCACCGCGACGGAGTTCAACGATCGCCAGGAAGCTCGATTAATTCAACATCTGTTTCCAGCGGATGTTCTGGTGAGTTCCACGAAAGGAGCTACGGGCCATACTCTGGGGGCATCGGGGGCAATGGGGGCTGCTTTCTGCTTGCTGGCTCTGAAGGAACAGCACTTGCCTCCCTGTGTGGGTTTGAATAAGGCTGCTTTTGATTTAAATCTGCTAACTGCGGCTCGATCAGCCCTGGTGAACCAGGTGTTATGTTTTAGCTTTGGATTTGGCGGTCAAAATGTGGTGGTTGCTTTGGGCCGCTAAAGAGAAATCAGGAGCCAGAAGCCAGGATAATTCAGGTCTCCTGATTTCTAACTCCCGATGTCTATAATCTCCTGATGCAGGCATTAGTCTCTGTTCAGGGGTTTACCGATTACGGTAGACCTGTTGTGTTCCAACCCCACAAACCGCTGAGCCATCCTTGTAAGACGGGAGGGAACGAATTGCTCCAGGACTGTTCCCTCGACAAAGGATCGCCAGGGTCTTAGTTTCGCCTTTCACTGCCTTTTTATCGAGATCCGTCGCTGCTACTTCAAAGACGG
The DNA window shown above is from Leptolyngbya sp. 'hensonii' and carries:
- a CDS encoding peptidylprolyl isomerase, producing MRFNFRRWFVVVFLVSVLFLPACVSDKAVSESSSTTTSTPRVESPETAASASPSSTPSPESTAEINDPRFADMPRLVGKATVQLTIKDAPVTIVVDGTNAPLTAGNFVDLVQRGVYNGLVFHRVVREPQPFVVQGGDPQSKNPDTPAQLLGTGGFVDPATGQPRYIPLEIKPVGAKVPLYSQTFETASVTKPPALKHTRGAVAMARSQLPDSASSQFYITLADLDFLDGNYAVFGYVTQGMEVVDKIQQGDRIQSATVTQGLENLKVRGKS
- a CDS encoding beta-ketoacyl-ACP synthase, whose product is MPIEVVVTGIGLISALGSLQETWHNLSLGKTGIAVSRPFSELPPLPLGLIEAAPLALIPLVQMVIRAALKDAAIHPPLPDCGIVIGSSRSQQSVWEGLIQEQWHAVDHGVNPPVPSQLSLVNWLDTLPHRVAIVAAHDVGATGPVLAPMAACATGLVAIAQGFELLQTGQCQQVLVGAVEAPITPLTLTGFRQMGAMASTGSYPFDVAREGLVLGEGGAVLLLETAESAATRQASIYGRVLGFGMTADAYHISTPEPNGRGAIVAVQQCLQRSQLAPNQVQYIHAHGTATEFNDRQEARLIQHLFPADVLVSSTKGATGHTLGASGAMGAAFCLLALKEQHLPPCVGLNKAAFDLNLLTAARSALVNQVLCFSFGFGGQNVVVALGR